TGAAGGAAAAATATAAACAACGGAATGAGAGAGATGCAGAACAGAATCAGTTACTTAGTTGTTTGATACCTTATGCTTGGGTTTTTTACTATTTTACCCTTTGTCAGTTGGAGGCTAAATACTTGATAAGCTTACTTATCGGTGCTAATTAATAGTTACTGATGCAATAATTTTTCTCTAAATAAAGTGACTATCTTATAGATACGAACTGACATTCATTAAAATGAATTTCTACAATTGAAACTCCTTTAGATTTTCACCTAGAACAAGTCAAATCACATGAGCATCGTATAGTGCAATAAATTTGGTAATTAAAGCATAGATTTTTCTAATTAATGTATCTAATAAGACCTCATAGAGAGGAAAACTTAAACCGAAGTGCCTTATATGTTTTTCTAACTTTCTTTTGGTTTTCCTTATTTATTTGATTGAAAACTGTGTTTCTTATTCTTTTGAAGAGTTAGTTTTGCACTTACAATACCGTGATTCTGTTCCCATCAAATCAGACAACAATTGAACACGTAAATATTATATCTCCAAATATCCTTTCTTCTAGTATTACATACATGCAATGATTTACTGTGAAGAttcttaaaaagaaaatatccCAAAAGGTATTAGATTTATTAGTAATTCTTCCAAGTTACCAATTATTtgtttaacaaaataaaattaggtATTAATCATAGCGAATTGACAGGAATGACTTTGAATTACAATTAGACATTGTAAATTTTCTTATAGAAATTTGCTGAGGGAATTATTCATATTCTTATGATACATTACTATTCATCTTTCTATACCTTCATTAGGGAATCGAATGAATTTGGCACTTCATAATTAACTTTGACGCCACTTACACTTCTTCTTAATCAATCAAACGGACTTGAATGGTCGGTCATGCCCAACAACTTAAAACACTATCACAGTAGAGAAATTTAATAAATGTGTTGCCCAAtatctttttgaatttttttttcagcagAAGAGGGGTAGGACTTAAGAATCGGGGAATTCTATGCTCAATCAtaaaaaattcttaaatgatGAAGCAATAAGACTTGCAGGATACAGGGATATGTGTATATGCATAAAAGAAAATCAAGGGCGGTCGCCCATTGCATGTTTTTTAGTAAAATCTAAAGGAGTTTCAATTGTAGAATTTTTAGATATCTGGCACAGCTGCTGAAAATTCGATTAGTCCCTTAAAAGTCTGATTTAATTCGATAAATTTGCTGGATTTTACACAGGTGGCAGCTGATAGGCAAGGCGAAGCTCTTGCTGTTGGCTGCAGCTTCTACAGTCAGTCTCTCTGCTGTTAAAGTCCATAAAAGATTGCTCGTCAAGAACAGGTAAAGTAAATTCAAGAGGGGATAAAAAAGCAtaagaaaaacttcttttggCTCAAATAATTGACTAATATTCATTACTTAAGCTAAAACGTTTCTTTTCTCAAGCTGCTGTATTTAGTCATCTGTTCACTGTAATTCATGGCTTTTGCCATTATCATTTGACAAATTATTATATTTATCTTATATTTGAAGGGGAAAAAACCCTGTGTGTGAAGTGAAAGAAAGAATGGGGGAAAAAGGCTGAAAGGATTTTTgctttataataaaaaatagaacatgAGGATTCTGGCCTTTACTTATTTTCCAACCTGTTAGCTGATTGTTTCGTAATCATTTAGATTAAGCTGGCCAGAAatctgtttttgaaaaaaagaaaagaaaaaaagcaagaCATTTGTTCATGTGAATTTCTTTAAAAATTATCCTCTGCTTTTCTTGCAGGTTATTCAGGAGTTTGGAACGAGGTTATTAATCATTTCGTGGGATAACTTATGGAATTCCGTCAGTTGATTTCAAAGCTCATCGAATTGGAGAAAAGTAAGAGGTTCTTCTATATGGATACTGAGAGGTTCTTCGATATGGATATTAAGGATTTGTGTGAGAGATTTTTAAACCCACACCTATTGGAATTGCCATTGCCAGATGTTGGAGACAACCAAATTTATTTCATCGTCAATGGCCTCATGAATTGCCTTAAGTTGAGAGCAGGACTTGATCAAGATATGATTGACCTAACCAAAGACCTTCTACAGAAGCTGAAGTTGTCAAAAAATATACTTGACATTGCTACAATGCAAGGTGTTGACCCAATGCAACTGATATATCTCTTGGCTCACTATACATTCATGGTCATAAATGCTAAATGGCTGAGAAACGTATATTTGTCTTATTTTTATCAAAGGGTGCCCCATGACATCcaatttcaaatttctcaactgCATCGCAAGATTGAGCTTGTTGATCCCCAATTTCATGCAACTTCTGTACACGTCATGAAAGCTTCAAAAGAACTATCAAGGTCACCACTCACTTTTGTTCCAGAGAAGAACAAGTATATAGTGGCAGAATTTGTTGACTCTCTCCTTGGTGCTCTTAGGCAGATACTAGATTTTCACATCACTTTTATGGTCCCTGTGCAGGATCATATTCTGAATCTCCATGAGGGAGTAAAGTCAATCAGTATCCTTCTCCATGTGAAGCAAGAGAATTTCAATGCTCTACCTGACAAAATGAAGGATCATATTGGAGTTGTGATCATTGATTTAGGAATTGTAATTTGCTCCATTTCAGTGAATGAAATAAAACATGGCTTGGCAAAGGGAACAGATCTTGCAATTTCTCGTTTGGTGAAAGATCTCCAATTTGTGATGCAAGAAGTTGCACAAACGCATCctccatcatcatcatcactcaGATTCCCTAGGACTAACGAGCTGGGCTCTATTGATTTCTTCTTAGAGAATCTCCAGGAAATAGCAACTTCTGAGGCCGGTTCGATTGCTTCCCCAAAGGATCAAATCCAAATAATCCAAGAagatcttttatttttaagatcttTCCTACAGAAAATTGCAAAGCAGCGCAACCAGAACGTGAAATTTCAAGCTCTTTGGGATGGTGCTATGGAGGTGGCCTACAAGGCAGAGTTTGTCATCGACTCTGTTGCGCTTGGGGATAGACTTGAATGTTTGGATACTGTTGCTGGAGATATCAAGCATACGAAGACTGAGGCCCTTAAAGTCTCTGACAGCATCAGGAATGATGATGAAGCTCAGAGAGTTGCCAACAACTCTATTCACTTCAAATCACAACTCAGTACCCTAGCACTGAATGAAGTTCTGGTGGGTCTTGATGAAGAGGTAAAGACAATTGCAGATAGGCTTACCAGGGGTTCAAACCAACTAGATATTGTTTCAATTGTGGGTATGGCTGGACTTGGTAAGACAACATTAGCCAACACAATTTACCATCACCCTTCAATTTTAGGCCACTTCCATTTCCGTGCTTGGTGTACTATTTCCCAAGTATACAGCAAGCAGAATTTGTTAGTTCAAATTTTGTCCAGTATTGGTAGTGGAAGTCATGATCAATATATTAAGATGCatgaagatgatttggttgTGACGCTCTTCCAGCTTTTGAAGAGAAATAGGTATCTTATCATTTTGGATGACGTGTGGGACATTGGGGCATGGAATTTGTTGGAAAGATCGTTGCCAAACGATGCAAATGGAAGCAGGATTCTGTTCACCAGCAGGATTGAGAATTTGTCTTTGCAATTTAAATCTGATAGCCAGCCTCACCATCTCTGCCATCTTAGTGATAAAGAGTGTCTTGAATTGCTTCTGAGGAAGATATTTGGCAAAGAAGATTGTCCTCCAACGCTAATCAAAGTTTTAATGCAAGTAGCAAATAAGTGCAAGGGGCTACCTCACACAGTTGTCATTTTTGCTGGAATTCTTTCAAGAATTGAGCCAGACTGCTGGCAAGAATTTGCAGACAGCCTCAATTCCAACACTTCTAATAGCACTGAACCATTGGAGCTGAGTTACATTCATTTACCTGAATATTTGAAGCCATGCCTTCTTTACATAGGTGCATTTCGAGAAGACCAAGATATTCCTGTCCGAAAGTTGTCATGGCTTTGGATCTCTGAAGGATTTGTCCAAAAGATAGAAGGGAAGAGTCTAGATGATGTGGCAGAAGACTACTTGAAAGATTTGATTGGTAGAAGTTTGGTAATGGTAACTGAACAAAGAACTCTTGCTGGTGCCAAAATTTGCCGACTTCATGATTTAGTACATGACTTTGTTGTGGCAAAGGCCAAAAAAGAAAGTTTTCTACAGATTTCATATGGGAGTAATGACCTTCTACAGATTTCAAATTGGGGTGATGACCTTTCTACTTCTACTGGACCCAGCCCCCACCGACTGTGTATGTATTCGATGAGCGGAAAGGAGCTTGCTATGTCAAGGCCATTTTTTCCTGGACTACGTTGTTTGCTCTACTTTGGTTATGCTTGTATGGGTTCAGAAAAGCTGCATGATGGCCCCATTTGGTTTCTAAAATCAAAACTTCTTAGAGTTTTAGATTTTAGGGACATGCTTATTTCTGGCAATTTTCCAAGCGAATTATTATTGCTTGTGCACCTAAGATACTTGGCAATTAGCTTGTGGTATTCAGCATCCATTCCATCTGCCATAGACAACCTCTCAAGGTTACATACATTTCTGGTAGGAGGCAATGCTGTTGCTCGGTTGCCTAATACTATCTGGAACATTAAGACACTGAGACATCTAAGGAGAACAGAGTCTCCGCAGTCGAGTGGTTCAACACTTGGACATCAAAGGAATAAAACATTCCCGCCGAGTGGTTTTACGTTACCCACTCGCGACATTGAAAACTCCCCAAATCTAGATCATTTAGACTCTTTTAGCCTTGCAATTAACTGCTTTGGTGAACAATTGCAGAAGATACTGAAAAAGTTACCAAGCATTCGTAGGCTAAAATGCGTGCATGCAGATGCTGGAAATCAGACTGGGATTGTCAAGCTAGACAGTTTGAGTCGACTAGAATCACTTCAGCTGCATCGCTTTTATGGCT
This sequence is a window from Coffea eugenioides isolate CCC68of chromosome 7, Ceug_1.0, whole genome shotgun sequence. Protein-coding genes within it:
- the LOC113777176 gene encoding putative late blight resistance protein homolog R1A-3, producing the protein MEFRQLISKLIELEKSKRFFYMDTERFFDMDIKDLCERFLNPHLLELPLPDVGDNQIYFIVNGLMNCLKLRAGLDQDMIDLTKDLLQKLKLSKNILDIATMQGVDPMQLIYLLAHYTFMVINAKWLRNVYLSYFYQRVPHDIQFQISQLHRKIELVDPQFHATSVHVMKASKELSRSPLTFVPEKNKYIVAEFVDSLLGALRQILDFHITFMVPVQDHILNLHEGVKSISILLHVKQENFNALPDKMKDHIGVVIIDLGIVICSISVNEIKHGLAKGTDLAISRLVKDLQFVMQEVAQTHPPSSSSLRFPRTNELGSIDFFLENLQEIATSEAGSIASPKDQIQIIQEDLLFLRSFLQKIAKQRNQNVKFQALWDGAMEVAYKAEFVIDSVALGDRLECLDTVAGDIKHTKTEALKVSDSIRNDDEAQRVANNSIHFKSQLSTLALNEVLVGLDEEVKTIADRLTRGSNQLDIVSIVGMAGLGKTTLANTIYHHPSILGHFHFRAWCTISQVYSKQNLLVQILSSIGSGSHDQYIKMHEDDLVVTLFQLLKRNRYLIILDDVWDIGAWNLLERSLPNDANGSRILFTSRIENLSLQFKSDSQPHHLCHLSDKECLELLLRKIFGKEDCPPTLIKVLMQVANKCKGLPHTVVIFAGILSRIEPDCWQEFADSLNSNTSNSTEPLELSYIHLPEYLKPCLLYIGAFREDQDIPVRKLSWLWISEGFVQKIEGKSLDDVAEDYLKDLIGRSLVMVTEQRTLAGAKICRLHDLVHDFVVAKAKKESFLQISYGSNDLLQISNWGDDLSTSTGPSPHRLCMYSMSGKELAMSRPFFPGLRCLLYFGYACMGSEKLHDGPIWFLKSKLLRVLDFRDMLISGNFPSELLLLVHLRYLAISLWYSASIPSAIDNLSRLHTFLVGGNAVARLPNTIWNIKTLRHLRRTESPQSSGSTLGHQRNKTFPPSGFTLPTRDIENSPNLDHLDSFSLAINCFGEQLQKILKKLPSIRRLKCVHADAGNQTGIVKLDSLSRLESLQLHRFYGCKFEVPMNLKKLTLSRNKWPWSEISTIGKLPNLEVLKLEKKSFMGEKWEMQEGEFSKLRFLELSRLNLCNWTAYNSDNFSHLEKLVLYSCLRLEEVPLCLGESSTIEMIEVEFCRKSLVSYVEQIQQEQMEMGNQDLKVVITHAI